One window from the genome of Populus alba chromosome 15, ASM523922v2, whole genome shotgun sequence encodes:
- the LOC118028341 gene encoding syntaxin-22, with product MSFQDLEAGRPLASSRRELINGKQDATQAVASGIFQINTAVSTFQRLVNTLGTPKDTPELREKLHRTRLHIGQLVKDTSARLKQASETDHYAGVSQSKKIADAKLAKDFQAVLKEFQKAQRLAAERETAYAPFVPQAVLPSSYTASEVNVSSDKSPEQRALLVESRRQEVLLLDNEIVFNEAIIEEREQGIHEIQQQIGEVNEIFKDLAVLVHEQGAMIDDIGSHIEGAQAATSQGTSELVKAAKTQRSNSSLACLLMVIFGIVILIVIVVLAA from the exons atgagcTTTCAAGATCTGGAGGCAGGGCGACCCTTGGCATCTTCAAGGAGAGAACTGATCAACGGGAAACAAGATGCCACGCAAGCGGTTGCTTCTGGAATCTTCCAGATCAATACCGCCGTTTCCACTTTTCAGCGTCTTGTTAATACCCTCGGGACTCCTAAAGACACGCCTGAGCTCCGGGAGAAGct GCATAGAACAAGGCTACATATTGGGCAATTGGTGAAGGATACTTCAGCCAGACTTAAACAAGCTAGCGAAACAGATCATTATGCTGGAGTCAGT CAAAGCAAAAAGATTGCTGATGCTAAATTAGCAAAAGATTTTCAAGCAGTTTTGAAAGAATTTCAGAAGGCTCAGCGGCTTGCAGCTGAGAGGGAAACTGCATACGCTCCTTTTGTTCCCCAAGCAGTCCTTCCCTCCAG CTACACAGCCAGCGAGGTAAATGTAAGTTCCGATAAAAGTCCAGAGCAGCGCGCCCTCCTTGTGGAGTCGAGAAG ACAGGAGGTCCTACTACTGGACAATGAGATTGTCTTCAATGAGGCTATTATCGAGGAGAGAGAACAGGGAATACATGAAATTCAGCAGCAAATTGGTGAGGTGAATGAGATTTTTAAAGACCTCGCTGTCCTTGTCCATGAACAAGGAGCTATGATTG ATGATATAGGCTCCCATATCGAAGGTGCCCAGGCTGCAACATCACAGGGAACATCCGAACTCGTGAAAGCTGCAAAGACTCAAAGATCAAATTCATCTCTG GCCTGCTTGCTCATGGTGATATTCGGGATTGTGATTCTCATTGTGATCGTAGTACTTGCAGcctaa
- the LOC118028340 gene encoding uncharacterized protein: protein METPKHVKFCTDQKVGILLIFSVGFGFFLQSSSSSSEEARCESSSNSNNSYCGFRKYIMESYFEKYDSLLERNFQNFIVDELLFNTCKLLPDNLNHLLRVSVPWRHLIGEGSHRHIASTIRFHMQPDSMSQLRAHFCKVIIIERLPTGVFADPFELQHLLKRGVFTDVAVFGDTNLELPSVLSNQSAVEIHMNVAPTSLLGHISELEISADLPLHARYPPLDDSGYSEVEFGEPEIFLRCSMEENGDHESCLLMPANDRTGSRTDNVVWRIPSGIRAHAGIVSALTFLAASISTLLIVLTSIFYSDSKLCNSLKES, encoded by the exons ATGGAAACTCCTAAGCATGTTAAGTTTTGCACTGACCAGAAGGTGGGAATCCTGTTGATATTCTCTGTTGGCTTTGGCTTTTTCTTGCAGAGTTCTTCATCTTCAAGTGAG GAGGCAAGGTGTGAGTCGAGTTCCAATTCCAACAACTCATATTGTGGTTTCAGGAAGTATATTATGGaatcttattttgaaaaatatgatagCTTGCTTGAACGAAATTTCCAAAACTTCATAGTAGATGAACTTCTTTTTAATACCTGCAAGCTGCTGCCAGATAATCTGAATCATCTTTTAAGAGTATCAGTTCCATGGCGCCATTTGATTGGTGAAGGTTCTCATCGCCATATAGCATCAACTATCAGATTCCACATGCAGCCAGATTCCATGTCTCAGCTACGTGCTCACTTTTGTAAAGTTATCATTATTGAGAGACTGCCGACAGGAGTCTTTGCTGACCCATTTGAGCTCCAACACCTACTCAAGCGTGGTG TATTTACTGATGTGGCTGTTTTTGGAGATACAAATTTGGAATTGCCCTCTGTTCTATCGAATCAGTCAGCTGTTGAGATTCATATGAATGTTGCTCCCACATCCTTGTTGGGACATATAAGTGAACTGGAAATCAGTGCAGACCTTCCATTGCATGCGCGATATCCT CCCCTTGATGACAGTGGCTATTCAGAAGTGGAATTTGGTGAACCTGAAATATTCCTGCGCTGCAGCATGGAAGAAAATGGGGACCATGAGAGCTGCCTACTTATGCCAGCCAATGACAGGACAGGATCTAGAACTGACAATGTCGTGTGGAGAATACCTTCAGGAATAAGGGCACATGCTGGCATTGTATCTGCTTTAACTTTTCTTGCAGCCTCTATATCTACTCTTTTAATCGTCCTAACATCCATCTTTTATTCTGATAGTAAATTGTGCAACAGTCTGAAAGAATCGTAG